TGGAAATAAAAAAGTTCTAATACTTGTTTAATATCGGAGCATGCATGGAAATAAAAAAGTACTAATACTTGTTTAATATCGATACCTTCACCGCATGGTGACTTCCTAGTGGTGATGTGAAGAACCTTAGTAGGAAATCTCACGGGTCCCTTGACCCTTAGCTTTTTGTCCCTAGCGCCACGTACCAAATCAGCACATACTGTCAATGAAGCTCAAATTAACATAGATCGGACAGAAACTGAAAAATCAAATAAGGGCGAAGCGTGACTGCGTGATGATCAATCCATCTTCTTGAACATAATTCTCATCAAGGATGGTCTGATGACTTCTACAGGGGGATTGGTTTATTTAAGGCAGACAAACTTGCACTTTTGGCACAATTgcttatcatttttttttatttttctttaaaaaattgaTGGAATGCCCTTGATTTCAAAAGCAATTCCTATATTGAACCAGTAAGCCAAGACAGAACGGTGTAAAATGTCAACTAAAACTACCCTTATTTTCATGTTGCAAATACGAAATATAGATAGATGGTTcgaaaaaaatatacaaaattgtTTGTCAAACAAATCAAAAATGCCCACCACCTTAATACCTTTTACAGCACGCATAATTGATATGAACTTCGAAACCCAAACCGTTAAATTTTGAGCTGATTAACAGAATAAGgaacaatattttttaaaatagccAAACTTAATACAACATTATAACGGGATGAAACACCATTAAGGACAAAATAGTACACCTTTCTCGAGGTTTTTAACGTTCTTCGAAGAAAGAGTGATACGGATCTTATGAATTTGTTCCTGAGACTCTTCCAGCCCCGGCTTCGTCGGCTTCATTGCTGCATACGCCATTATTTTCCTCGTCTATTAGTCTGCTTCCAGTGATCTTTCTCTTgtaaaaaaatcagaaaaagaTCAGTATAATTGAAACTATATTTACCAATCAGAGTAATTGATGTTCGAATGCTACCGGAATCGGATATAACAACGGATAAGATGAAATCGAGAGCCCAGCAGATACAAGAGAAGCTCATGAACAGAAAAATGAAACCCTAGATTAAATGGGTACTCTCCAACAGGCCCAGTTATATGGGCCTCACAACTAAATTAGTTGTAATTGGTGGGGTCTATATTtgaattgttattattattattattattattagtttaATTATGTACATAAATTATTGTggatatatattaataaaaatcaatattttaaacCATTGGTACATGTAAAAATGAAATAAACTCCAATTTTATCTCAAAcagttaaaaataaaacaataggACCAATTATACGATGaactaatttaaattaaattattataattataaatgattaaatttttgTTTATATGAATTaatctaaattaaattattataattacaaACGATTAATTTGAATTCAACCGATCTAAAAAATCTTgtaatttgatataattaatttcaaatccatgaatctaaatgtaattattaactTGTAGAATGACAATCTTCAAAgctataatttttttgttatgttTAAAGAATAAAAAAGCATAATCAAGATTTGGTTAAACTGATTAGATGAAGTAACGTCCTTATAACatttaatgaaatttcattaaaaaaaatattattaacttAATGAATTTTTGCAGATGTATGAATCCTTTATAAGATAAAAACTCCACTTAAATGCATTTGACATTCAAAACCAAAATAGAATGGTACCATTTCACCACGAATTTCAGGGACTCGAGCCCGAGGTCAAACCAGATACAGATACAATGAAACTACCAACACAAAAATGTCATCCATTCAGTTGATGTTGTCAAGTCAAGAGACAGATATTGCCAAAATAAGTAATTTGCCCCTGTAATCATGGACAGGTCGAGTTCCCATCCAAACTCATACCCAAGCCTAAGCCACGAGGGTGCTGGCAGTGGTTGACTCGCTGCAAATGGAGAGTTGAGTGAGGTACTAACATGAAATACACACGAGTAGGAGGTGAAAATGTGGGGGGAAACACAAGAAGATCTCACAAGAAACACATGGCTATGAATGGAAAAAAGAATATGGAAGAACTTAAAGCATTCAAATGATTAGGGAATGATGCAACTTTAACGCTTGCCAGCCAAAGTAAAGAACCAATGCAGCAATATAATGAACCCAAGATGTACTTCTGTATGCTTGTCAAAGCAGAAATTATGACGGTAGGATAGTTTTGTTTAACGACATCCCGACTAATGGTGACCCTTGAGATTTGTATATAGTAGGTTCTTCCATGAAAATTTCAAGGCGCAAGAAAACAATATATCTGGACATGAAAATTATCCTAAATTGCATCCTCGACAAAAACAATGCCACTGGTATTTATACTCGCAGAATCATAATAACGACCAATAAATTTAAAGAGAAGCAAATAATAACGATGACAATACGGTAAATGAAAACCAGAGGAGAAGGGGATTACTATTTCCAAACAGGTGGGAGCTTCTTGGTCTTCTTGTAGTACCGTGCTAGACGGTGAATCCTGCTCTCCACCAAAATCAACCTGAATTTGGAGTCCTTATCCTTCCTGTTCCTCTCCAGATGCTTCCTGATGGCCACTGCCTTCTTGATCAAGTGGTAAAGATCCTCCGGGATCTCCGGAGCAAGACCTAAAGGTATCGCATTTTCATTTCCCGTCAATCAAACTTTTGTGGTAAATCAATcacattttatttttgaagaaattcCGGAATCaataaaaagaagaaatttttaTTGTTACCATGGGCCTTGAGAATACGTAGAATCTTGCTACCCGTGACGCTTTTCACCTGAGCGATCCCATTGGAATCACGAAGAATCACGCCGATCTGTGACGGAGTCATTCCTTTCTTCGCAAACTTGCAAATACTGTCTTCCACCTTGAAAAAttacagaaacaaactaaataaaaaaatccGCCCATCCTTGAATCAAAGCAATAGACTAACCGTATAAGAGTTTCAATTGGATAATTTACATCTTGGGAAGAGATTTTGAGCCAACCGGGAGGAGTTCTCTTGTAAGGCAGTGCTGAAGCAGAAATACCCTTACTGACATCAAACAAAACATAAAACAAACACCATATAGGATGATACGATAAAATACTTAGAGGAAATCAAAATACTGCTTAAATGATTAACAGAGATTAGTGGAGGAGAAGTACCCGCGGCTGTGCATACGACCCATGGCGGCGGTGGTGGCGCTGCCGCGTGTTCACCGATTAAATTTAAGTCTCTGAGAAGTAAAATGCAAGAACAGGAAAGGCCGCTTGTCTACGTCGATTTCGTTGACTAGGTTTTTGTTTTGACATTGGATTTTGATATTTAGTTTATCTGGGCCAGCCCAATTAGCTTCTGGGCTTTAATTTATCTTATTACTTAaaagatattattatttttttataaaaagagAAAAAAGGCTCAAACTCTGGGTCTAATCAGACCGAACCGCTCATTCCGTTATGTTCGGTTCAAACTATCAGCAGATTaagttagtttttttttaatttggaaagtttttaaaccaactaagaaattaatattttatagaaATGATAAACATAAGTAATGTAGCCCACTAAAATTGAATATGAAACGATTTCAATACTATATTTCCATTTTGTAAGAGGGAAAACGATTTAACTACGTAAATTGGTACACAAAGAACCGACTGGAGTTCATTTCAAAACACAAGATGCGGCAGATGGTAGATTAGGAAATAGGATACAGCGTTCACAACATTCAGGTGCCAGTTGACTATACACCCTATAACACATATATTTAACAATACCAAAAGGAGTTATACTAAATCCTCTACCGAACAATCAGTCGTTTCTTCACCAAGAACACCTTAAAAACATCCAAAGACTGCAAATATTATGAGCCAAGAACTTAAACTAAGATATTGGAATTGTGAAGAGATGCAATACTGCACTTCAACAAGCCAAACGGATAGGTGCTACAAAAATCAAATCCCCTGCTCCACCTGAATGAATGGTGCAGCCCGCATTCGAGATATCCTGCAACATGAAGTAAGAACAATGCATTGGAA
This is a stretch of genomic DNA from Primulina eburnea isolate SZY01 chromosome 11, ASM2296580v1, whole genome shotgun sequence. It encodes these proteins:
- the LOC140804421 gene encoding small ribosomal subunit protein uS15-like, coding for MGRMHSRGKGISASALPYKRTPPGWLKISSQDVEDSICKFAKKGMTPSQIGVILRDSNGIAQVKSVTGSKILRILKAHGLAPEIPEDLYHLIKKAVAIRKHLERNRKDKDSKFRLILVESRIHRLARYYKKTKKLPPVWKYESTTASTLVA
- the LOC140805259 gene encoding small ribosomal subunit protein uS10y-like is translated as MAYAAMKPTKPGLEESQEQIHKIRITLSSKNVKNLEKVCADLVRGARDKKLRVKGPVRFPTKVLHITTRKSPCGEGTNTWDRFELRVHKRVIDLFSSPDVVKQITSITIEPGVEVEVTIADS